One Gemmatimonadaceae bacterium genomic region harbors:
- a CDS encoding 23S rRNA (pseudouridine(1915)-N(3))-methyltransferase RlmH, translated as MKFRVVAVGRPRDRALAESIADYEGRAARYWPLEVAEVKEERGGEGVVAMRREGERLLERAAGSVIVACDERGDAMTSTDFAAWMQRLREGGRDVSFVMGGAFGLDDAVRQAASRLITLAPFTLPHEVARLVLAEQLYRAGTIVRREPYHKA; from the coding sequence ATGAAGTTCCGCGTCGTGGCGGTCGGTCGCCCGCGCGATCGCGCGCTGGCGGAGTCAATCGCGGACTACGAGGGGCGCGCCGCGCGCTACTGGCCGCTCGAAGTCGCCGAGGTGAAGGAGGAGCGCGGTGGGGAAGGGGTGGTCGCCATGCGCCGGGAAGGGGAGCGTTTGTTGGAACGCGCGGCGGGGAGCGTGATCGTCGCCTGCGACGAGCGGGGAGACGCCATGACGTCGACAGACTTCGCGGCCTGGATGCAGCGGCTGCGCGAAGGGGGGCGCGACGTGTCGTTCGTGATGGGTGGGGCGTTCGGGCTCGACGACGCCGTGCGGCAGGCGGCGAGTCGGCTCATCACCCTCGCGCCGTTCACGCTCCCGCATGAGGTCGCGCGCCTGGTCCTGGCCGAGCAACTGTACCGGGCGGGGACGATCGTTAGGCGGGAGCCGTATCACAAGGCGTGA
- the lpxB gene encoding lipid-A-disaccharide synthase, which translates to MREVLVIAGEASGDLHAAGFARALAALRPDLRLVGMGGRNMQNAGVQLLEDAERMAVMGFVEVLRKVPHHWKLLRQLERRLASGNVALLVTIDYPGFNMKVAAAARRHGVPVLYYITPQVWAWGANRLPKLERLITKAAVILPFEEALLRQHGIDATFVGHPLLDRAQALPSRAEARRALGIAEDRRVLALFPGSRAQEIARHLDDFVATARLLEARHPGLEVVVSAAPTVTLDPARCPYRQVHGASFTVLRAADAALCKSGTTTLEAAVAGCPLVVAYRTSGWTYAIARRAVKIPYIGLVNVVAGREVAREFVQDALVPANVAATLGELLEPGSAARAAQLAALGKVRDTLGTPGASARVAAMAADLAR; encoded by the coding sequence GTGCGTGAGGTCCTGGTGATCGCCGGCGAGGCCTCCGGCGATCTGCATGCGGCGGGGTTCGCCCGTGCCCTCGCGGCGCTGCGCCCCGACCTGCGCCTGGTCGGGATGGGAGGACGCAACATGCAGAATGCCGGCGTGCAGCTGCTCGAGGACGCCGAGCGAATGGCGGTGATGGGGTTCGTGGAGGTGCTGCGCAAGGTGCCGCACCATTGGAAGCTCCTCCGGCAGCTGGAGCGGCGCCTGGCGAGCGGCAACGTCGCGTTGCTGGTGACGATCGACTATCCGGGCTTCAACATGAAGGTGGCGGCGGCGGCGCGGCGCCACGGCGTCCCGGTGCTGTACTACATCACGCCGCAGGTCTGGGCGTGGGGGGCCAATCGCCTTCCCAAGCTCGAGCGCCTCATCACGAAGGCGGCGGTGATCCTCCCGTTCGAGGAGGCGCTGCTGCGGCAGCACGGGATCGACGCCACCTTCGTCGGGCATCCGCTGCTGGACCGGGCGCAGGCGCTCCCATCCCGGGCGGAGGCGCGGCGCGCCCTTGGGATCGCCGAGGATAGGCGCGTGCTGGCGTTGTTTCCAGGGAGCCGCGCACAGGAGATCGCGCGGCACCTGGACGACTTCGTGGCGACGGCCCGGCTGCTGGAGGCGCGACATCCCGGTCTCGAGGTGGTGGTGAGCGCGGCGCCGACGGTGACGCTCGATCCGGCGCGCTGTCCCTACCGTCAGGTGCACGGCGCGTCGTTCACCGTGCTGCGGGCGGCCGATGCGGCGCTGTGCAAGAGCGGGACAACGACGCTGGAGGCAGCGGTGGCCGGGTGTCCGCTCGTCGTGGCGTATCGCACCAGCGGCTGGACCTACGCCATTGCCCGGCGCGCGGTGAAGATCCCCTACATCGGGCTGGTGAACGTCGTCGCCGGACGGGAGGTGGCGCGCGAGTTCGTGCAGGACGCACTGGTTCCGGCCAACGTCGCCGCGACGCTGGGGGAGCTGCTGGAGCCCGGGAGTGCGGCTCGAGCGGCGCAGCTGGCGGCGTTAGGCAAGGTGCGCGACACGCTGGGCACGCCCGGCGCGTCGGCGCGCGTGGCGGCCATGGCGGCCGACCTGGCCCGGTGA
- a CDS encoding tetraacyldisaccharide 4'-kinase: MDPFAVWEGTGVGAQLARAALSPLAWLFEAGVAGRNALFDAGVLARRATAIPAISVGNLSVGGTGKTPVAADVARRLRDAGAHPAIVLRGYGDDEPAVHAILNPDVPVLTSPDRVAGCEAAHARGCDVAVLDDAFQHRQAARAVDIVLVAAEQWRQPPRFLPAGPYREGASALRRASLVIVTRKTASAAEAHDLAARLAASASIPSASVAFHLDSLRRVGGGDDETMPLSSLGGQTVLAVTGIGAPRAFVAQLEGVGARVDLVSFPDHHRFSDADVARIGARISARNSARAPRYACVVCTLKDGVKLGNHWPRAGVPLWYVSQRLTVESGEAAYVAAIRRVLDARP, encoded by the coding sequence GTGGATCCCTTTGCCGTGTGGGAAGGGACGGGCGTGGGGGCGCAACTGGCGCGTGCCGCGCTCTCGCCGCTCGCCTGGTTGTTCGAGGCCGGCGTCGCCGGACGCAACGCGCTCTTCGACGCCGGGGTGCTGGCGCGTCGCGCGACGGCGATCCCGGCGATCTCCGTTGGCAACCTGAGCGTTGGCGGGACCGGGAAGACCCCGGTGGCCGCCGACGTGGCGCGACGTCTCCGCGATGCGGGGGCGCACCCGGCGATCGTGCTGCGCGGCTACGGCGATGACGAACCCGCCGTCCATGCCATCCTGAACCCCGACGTCCCCGTCCTAACGAGTCCTGACCGGGTGGCGGGGTGTGAGGCGGCGCATGCGCGCGGTTGTGACGTAGCAGTCCTCGACGACGCCTTCCAGCATCGTCAGGCAGCGCGCGCGGTGGACATCGTCCTGGTGGCCGCCGAGCAGTGGCGACAGCCGCCGCGATTCCTCCCGGCCGGCCCGTACCGGGAAGGCGCGTCGGCGCTTCGCCGTGCATCGCTCGTGATCGTGACGCGCAAGACGGCGAGCGCGGCAGAGGCGCACGATCTCGCCGCGCGGCTCGCGGCGAGCGCATCGATTCCCTCGGCGAGTGTTGCGTTTCACCTGGATTCGTTGCGGCGAGTTGGTGGTGGGGATGACGAGACGATGCCGTTGTCCTCGCTTGGCGGGCAAACGGTGTTGGCGGTGACCGGGATTGGCGCGCCGCGCGCCTTTGTCGCGCAATTGGAGGGCGTGGGGGCCCGCGTGGACTTGGTATCGTTTCCAGATCACCACCGTTTCAGCGATGCTGATGTCGCGCGGATCGGCGCGCGGATCAGCGCGCGGAACAGCGCGCGTGCCCCTCGGTACGCGTGCGTCGTCTGTACGCTGAAAGACGGCGTGAAACTGGGGAATCACTGGCCTCGCGCTGGGGTGCCCCTGTGGTATGTTTCGCAGCGATTGACCGTCGAGTCGGGCGAGGCGGCGTATGTGGCCGCGATTCGACGCGTGCTGGACGCTCGCCCATGA
- a CDS encoding lysophospholipid acyltransferase family protein, which yields MTTSTASAGTARRLDWRTRLKIGCAVTVGGAIVRLLAHTWRVTRNGPGREQARTDERGAVFILWHGELLPILWAYRGEGIRALISTHADGEIIARIIEGLGFRTVRGSSSRGGARALLEMVRELQAGGEVAVTTDGPRGPRRVMQPGAVMAAMRAGVPIVAFGATVDRAWRFRSWDRFVLPKPFARVTVTTSPAQMVEATTSEGAEGEQERFRAILMGVCTPDEG from the coding sequence GTGACGACCTCCACCGCGAGCGCCGGCACCGCGCGCCGCCTCGACTGGCGCACCCGACTCAAGATCGGGTGTGCAGTCACCGTCGGCGGGGCCATCGTCCGGCTGCTCGCGCACACTTGGCGCGTGACACGGAACGGGCCGGGGCGCGAACAGGCGCGCACCGACGAGCGCGGCGCAGTCTTCATCCTCTGGCACGGCGAACTCCTGCCGATTCTCTGGGCGTACCGGGGCGAGGGAATCAGGGCGTTGATCAGTACGCACGCCGACGGCGAGATCATTGCGCGGATCATCGAGGGGCTGGGGTTCCGCACGGTGCGCGGGTCGTCGAGCCGTGGCGGGGCCCGCGCGCTGCTGGAGATGGTCCGTGAGCTGCAAGCGGGGGGCGAGGTGGCGGTGACGACCGACGGGCCTCGCGGCCCGCGCCGCGTGATGCAGCCGGGGGCGGTGATGGCGGCAATGCGCGCCGGCGTCCCGATCGTCGCGTTCGGCGCCACGGTCGATCGCGCCTGGCGCTTTCGATCGTGGGATCGCTTCGTCCTCCCCAAGCCCTTTGCGCGCGTGACCGTCACCACCTCGCCGGCGCAGATGGTCGAGGCCACGACGAGCGAGGGGGCCGAAGGCGAGCAGGAACGTTTTCGCGCGATCCTGATGGGCGTGTGCACGCCTGACGAGGGGTAA
- a CDS encoding Gfo/Idh/MocA family oxidoreductase produces MSATPLRVGVIGAGALGYHHVRIMREMEDVAFVGFHEARTDRASQVASELGVRAFDDAVALVEACDALTIVVPTPAHFAVAREAVSRGKHVLIEKPLTATLAEADELLALAARHGALVQTGHVERFNRAIRAAMPYVESPRFLESDRLAPFSPRGSDVAVVLDLMIHDIDLLLTLVRSGAQDVAAVGIPVLTPFVDIANARITFQSGAVANVTASRVSRERMRKLRLFQPSGYLSLDLGAGNGEFYRIRGDVDLAALTKAPQALEAFVERIPLEAPDGEPLRLEFRSFIDAVLGRAPVTVTGADGREALAVAMRIVHEIERTRPALAGGAERARA; encoded by the coding sequence TTGAGCGCCACGCCGTTGCGCGTCGGCGTGATTGGCGCTGGAGCGCTGGGCTACCATCACGTCCGCATCATGCGGGAGATGGAGGACGTTGCGTTCGTCGGCTTCCACGAGGCGCGCACCGATCGCGCGTCGCAGGTGGCATCGGAACTGGGGGTGCGCGCGTTCGATGACGCGGTGGCGCTGGTGGAGGCGTGTGATGCGCTGACGATCGTCGTGCCCACGCCGGCGCACTTCGCGGTGGCGCGGGAGGCGGTGTCGCGCGGCAAGCACGTCCTGATCGAGAAGCCGCTCACCGCGACGCTGGCGGAGGCCGATGAGTTGCTGGCGCTCGCGGCGCGCCACGGGGCGCTGGTCCAGACGGGGCACGTGGAGCGCTTCAATCGCGCGATTCGCGCGGCCATGCCCTACGTGGAGAGCCCGCGCTTTCTCGAGAGCGACCGCCTGGCGCCGTTCAGCCCCCGCGGCTCGGATGTCGCCGTCGTGCTCGACCTCATGATCCACGACATCGATCTCCTGCTCACGCTCGTGCGGAGCGGGGCGCAGGACGTGGCGGCGGTCGGGATCCCGGTGCTCACGCCGTTCGTGGATATCGCCAATGCCCGCATCACCTTCCAGTCGGGCGCCGTGGCGAACGTGACGGCGAGCCGCGTGTCGCGCGAGCGGATGCGCAAGCTCCGCCTCTTCCAGCCGTCCGGCTATCTGTCGTTGGACCTTGGCGCGGGGAACGGCGAGTTCTACCGCATTCGCGGCGACGTGGACCTGGCGGCGCTGACCAAGGCGCCGCAGGCGCTGGAGGCGTTCGTCGAACGCATCCCGCTCGAGGCGCCCGACGGCGAGCCGTTGCGGCTGGAGTTCCGCTCCTTCATCGACGCGGTGCTGGGGCGAGCGCCGGTGACGGTGACGGGGGCCGATGGGCGCGAGGCGCTGGCCGTGGCCATGCGCATCGTGCACGAGATCGAGCGCACGCGGCCGGCGCTCGCGGGCGGGGCGGAGCGGGCGCGTGCGTGA
- the bshC gene encoding bacillithiol biosynthesis BshC, which produces MTLPRIITESLGGGPLARRLIAGDAPTPWYLPRPTSPETWRGRAEDVRASAQSSWLSSLVTAFAATGAARERLERVANGQGVVVTTGQQPGLFGGPIYTWSKALSALELANAIERDTGIPAAPVFWAATDDADFAEASDTWVALVGGEEHLTTAIDAIDALPMHDHPLGDVSHALERLATAAGSAVEPGILDAVRVAYHPKATVGGAYLTLMRQLLQPLGIAVLDASHPALLAAERPWLERALVRSREVEGALLARSAEIRSAGFEPQVADVEGLSLVFGREAGRKIRIPLRLAEHAAADRAAPLSPNVLLRPVVERAVLPTVAYVAGPGEIAYFAQVGAVAPVLGAATPLVVPRWSCTIVEPHVAALLAARGIERHDVANPDALETSLARRAAPAPVMTALQALRDRIDHETSALARVLSDEGSLLPPSVTDGLRHQMTWRAERLERRLIAALKRRDDAMRRDVATLRGALHPGGMRQERALNLLPIVARHGHGVVEAMRMAARRHAEALVHGRPLPVDTA; this is translated from the coding sequence ATGACGCTTCCTCGCATCATCACGGAGTCGCTTGGTGGCGGCCCCCTGGCTCGCCGCCTCATTGCCGGCGATGCCCCGACGCCATGGTATCTCCCGCGCCCCACCTCACCGGAGACGTGGCGGGGACGCGCGGAGGACGTGCGCGCTTCGGCCCAGTCATCCTGGCTCTCCTCGCTTGTCACCGCATTCGCGGCCACCGGTGCAGCGCGCGAACGCCTCGAGCGCGTGGCGAACGGACAGGGCGTCGTTGTCACGACGGGGCAGCAACCCGGGCTCTTCGGCGGGCCGATCTACACCTGGTCGAAGGCGCTGTCCGCCCTGGAACTGGCGAATGCGATCGAGCGCGACACCGGGATTCCCGCAGCCCCCGTCTTCTGGGCGGCGACTGACGACGCCGACTTCGCGGAGGCTTCGGACACGTGGGTGGCACTGGTTGGTGGGGAAGAGCACCTGACGACGGCCATCGATGCAATCGACGCCCTGCCAATGCACGACCATCCCCTGGGTGACGTCTCCCATGCCCTGGAGCGACTGGCGACCGCCGCGGGCTCGGCGGTGGAGCCGGGAATCCTGGACGCGGTGCGCGTTGCCTACCACCCGAAAGCGACGGTGGGCGGGGCGTATCTGACGCTGATGCGGCAGCTGTTGCAGCCGCTGGGGATCGCCGTACTCGACGCCTCGCACCCAGCGCTCCTCGCCGCCGAACGGCCGTGGCTGGAACGTGCGCTGGTCCGGTCGCGAGAGGTGGAGGGCGCGCTGCTGGCGCGCAGCGCGGAGATACGGAGCGCCGGTTTCGAGCCGCAGGTGGCGGACGTGGAGGGGCTGTCGCTCGTCTTTGGCCGAGAAGCGGGACGCAAGATCCGCATCCCGTTGCGCCTGGCGGAGCACGCCGCCGCCGACCGTGCGGCACCGCTCTCCCCGAACGTCCTCCTGCGTCCGGTGGTCGAGCGGGCGGTGCTGCCCACGGTCGCGTACGTGGCAGGCCCCGGGGAGATCGCCTACTTCGCGCAGGTTGGGGCGGTCGCTCCCGTGCTGGGCGCGGCCACGCCGCTCGTCGTCCCGCGGTGGTCGTGCACGATTGTCGAACCGCATGTTGCCGCGCTGTTGGCGGCGCGCGGCATCGAGCGGCATGACGTGGCCAATCCGGACGCACTCGAGACGTCGCTCGCGCGGCGCGCCGCGCCGGCGCCGGTGATGACGGCGCTGCAGGCGCTGCGCGATCGCATCGATCACGAGACGTCCGCGCTGGCTCGCGTGCTCTCCGACGAAGGCTCACTCCTTCCGCCATCGGTCACCGACGGGCTGCGCCACCAGATGACGTGGCGTGCCGAACGTCTGGAGCGGCGCCTGATCGCGGCGCTCAAGCGGCGCGACGATGCAATGCGGCGCGACGTGGCCACGCTGCGTGGCGCGCTCCATCCCGGTGGCATGCGACAGGAACGCGCCCTCAATCTCCTCCCCATCGTGGCGCGACACGGGCACGGCGTCGTCGAGGCAATGCGGATGGCGGCGCGCCGGCACGCCGAGGCGCTGGTGCACGGTCGCCCCCTCCCGGTGGACACGGCGTGA
- a CDS encoding Glu/Leu/Phe/Val dehydrogenase, with translation MTWKCAVVNVPFGGAKGGVICDPLKMSAGELERLTRRYTSGIMSVLGPDSDVPAPDVNTNERVMAWIMDTYSMQMRHTVTAVVTGKPIEMGGSLGRREATGRGCMFVTKEALAHLGMSVKGTTVAVQGFGNVGSVTAQLLAREGCKIVAIGDRSGAYYNANGFDVDDAVAYVKKNKVLEGYTKGDVISNDELLTMDVDVLVPAALENVITTKNAPKIRAKIICEGANGPTTAAADAILDEKGIFVIPDILANAGGVTVSYFEWVQDRGGYFWSEDTVNDRLRDLMVKSFRDVLELAKQHKVNMRTAAYMLSISRVATVHRLRGIYA, from the coding sequence ATGACGTGGAAGTGCGCCGTCGTCAACGTCCCGTTTGGCGGCGCCAAGGGCGGCGTGATCTGCGATCCGCTCAAGATGAGCGCCGGTGAACTCGAGCGGCTCACGCGCCGGTACACCTCGGGGATCATGTCGGTGCTCGGCCCCGACTCTGATGTCCCCGCGCCCGACGTCAACACCAACGAGCGCGTGATGGCGTGGATCATGGACACCTACTCCATGCAGATGCGCCACACCGTGACGGCGGTCGTCACGGGGAAGCCGATCGAGATGGGTGGCTCGCTGGGTCGTCGTGAGGCGACCGGGCGCGGGTGCATGTTCGTCACCAAGGAGGCGCTGGCCCACCTCGGCATGAGCGTGAAGGGGACCACCGTTGCCGTGCAGGGCTTCGGCAACGTGGGGTCCGTCACCGCACAGCTGCTCGCGCGCGAGGGGTGCAAGATCGTGGCGATCGGCGATCGGAGCGGGGCGTACTACAACGCCAACGGCTTCGACGTGGACGATGCCGTTGCCTACGTGAAGAAGAACAAGGTGCTGGAGGGATACACCAAGGGTGACGTCATCAGCAACGACGAGTTGCTGACGATGGATGTCGACGTCCTCGTCCCCGCGGCGCTGGAGAACGTGATCACCACGAAGAACGCCCCGAAGATTCGCGCCAAGATCATCTGCGAAGGGGCCAACGGACCGACGACGGCGGCTGCCGACGCGATCCTCGATGAGAAGGGAATTTTCGTCATCCCTGACATCCTGGCCAACGCAGGTGGCGTGACGGTCTCGTACTTCGAGTGGGTGCAGGACCGTGGCGGCTACTTCTGGAGCGAGGACACCGTGAACGATCGCCTGCGCGATCTCATGGTGAAGTCGTTCCGCGACGTGCTGGAGCTCGCCAAGCAGCACAAGGTCAACATGCGGACGGCGGCGTACATGCTCTCGATCTCGCGTGTGGCCACCGTGCATCGCCTGCGCGGGATCTACGCATAA
- the lpxA gene encoding acyl-ACP--UDP-N-acetylglucosamine O-acyltransferase: MSTNIHPTAIVSPRAVLGADVQVGAFAIVGDQCEVGDGSVIEARAMLERNVKLAPNVTIGIGSVIGGDPQDLKFKGEETWVEIGEGTRIREYSTINRGTSQSYRTTVGKGCFLMSYVHLAHDCHVGDGVIISNGTQLAGHVTIEDRVIISGLVAVHQFVKIGKHAFVGGCSRVAKDVPPFLKAVGNPVKLYGLNSVGLQRSGFSEETVRELKRAYRLFFRSELNVSQAMERARSELQPMPEVDHFLRFLEDSGRGVVI; the protein is encoded by the coding sequence ATGAGCACGAACATCCATCCCACCGCCATCGTCTCGCCCAGGGCGGTACTGGGTGCCGACGTGCAGGTCGGGGCGTTCGCCATCGTGGGCGACCAGTGCGAGGTGGGCGACGGCTCGGTGATCGAGGCGCGCGCCATGCTGGAGCGCAACGTGAAGCTCGCGCCTAACGTCACCATCGGCATCGGTTCCGTGATTGGCGGCGACCCGCAGGACCTCAAGTTCAAGGGAGAGGAGACCTGGGTCGAGATTGGCGAGGGGACCCGGATTCGCGAGTACAGCACGATCAACCGCGGGACGTCGCAGTCGTATCGCACCACGGTGGGGAAGGGGTGCTTCCTGATGTCGTACGTGCACCTGGCGCACGACTGCCACGTGGGCGACGGGGTCATCATCTCCAACGGAACGCAGCTGGCGGGACACGTGACCATCGAGGACCGGGTGATCATTTCCGGGCTCGTGGCCGTGCACCAGTTCGTGAAGATCGGCAAGCACGCCTTCGTTGGGGGATGCTCGCGCGTGGCCAAGGACGTGCCCCCCTTCCTCAAGGCGGTGGGGAACCCGGTCAAGCTCTACGGCCTCAATAGCGTGGGGCTCCAGCGCAGCGGCTTCTCGGAGGAGACGGTGCGCGAACTCAAGCGTGCCTATCGCCTCTTCTTCCGTTCGGAACTGAACGTGTCGCAGGCGATGGAACGGGCGCGATCGGAGCTGCAGCCGATGCCCGAGGTCGATCACTTCCTGCGGTTCCTCGAGGACTCCGGGCGCGGGGTGGTCATTTGA